A region from the Citrobacter telavivensis genome encodes:
- the ldcC gene encoding lysine decarboxylase LdcC codes for MNIIAIMGPHGVFYKDEPIKELERALQSQGFQIIWPQNSVDLLKFIEHNPRICGVIFDWDEYSLDLCSEINQLNEYLPLYAFINTHSTMDVSVHDMRMALWFFEYALGQAEDIATRIRQYTNEYLDNITPPFTRALFTYVKEGKYTFCTPGHMAGTAYQKSPVGCLFYDFFGGNTLKADVSISVTELGSLLDHTGPHLEAEEYIARTFGAEQSYMVTNGTSTSNKIVGMYAAPTGSTLLIDRNCHKSLAHLLMMSDVVPIWLKPTRNALGILGGIPKREFTHESIASKVAATTQAQWPVHAVITNSTYDGLLYNTNWIKQTLDVPSIHFDSAWVPYTHFHPIYQGKSGMSGERVPGKVIFETQSTHKMLAALSQASLIHIKGEYDEETFNEAFMMHTSTSPSYPIVASIETAAAMLRGNSGRRLINRSVERALHFRKEVQRLREESDGWFFDIWQPEEVDEAACWPVAPGEDWHGFTDADDDHMFLDPVKVTILTPGMDEQGKMSDEGIPAALVAKFLDERGVVVEKTGPYNLLFLFSIGIDKTRAMGLLRGLTEFKRSYDLNLRVKNMLPDLYAEDPDFYRHMRIQDLAQGIHKLIRQHDLSGLMLRAFDTLPEMIMTPHQAWQRQIKGEVETVTLDQLVGRVSANMILPYPPGVPLLMPGEMITEQSRAVLDFLLMLCSVGHHYPGFETDIHGAKQDDDGVYHVRVLKTA; via the coding sequence ATGAACATCATCGCCATCATGGGGCCGCACGGGGTTTTTTATAAAGATGAGCCCATCAAGGAGCTTGAGCGTGCGCTGCAATCACAGGGATTTCAGATAATCTGGCCACAGAACAGCGTCGACCTGCTGAAATTTATCGAACACAACCCGCGCATCTGCGGGGTAATTTTTGACTGGGATGAGTACAGTCTCGATCTGTGCAGCGAGATTAACCAGCTTAATGAGTATTTACCGCTGTATGCGTTTATCAACACGCATTCAACCATGGACGTCAGCGTTCACGATATGCGCATGGCGTTATGGTTTTTTGAGTATGCGCTGGGGCAGGCGGAAGATATTGCGACGCGCATTCGCCAGTACACCAACGAGTACCTCGACAATATCACGCCGCCCTTCACCAGGGCGCTGTTCACTTACGTGAAAGAGGGGAAGTACACCTTCTGTACGCCGGGGCACATGGCTGGAACGGCCTATCAAAAAAGCCCGGTTGGCTGCTTGTTCTATGACTTTTTCGGCGGCAATACCCTAAAAGCAGATGTGTCGATATCGGTCACTGAGCTGGGTTCGTTACTCGACCACACCGGACCGCATCTGGAGGCCGAAGAGTACATTGCCAGAACCTTCGGTGCAGAGCAGAGTTACATGGTGACCAACGGCACCTCTACCTCAAACAAAATTGTGGGGATGTACGCCGCGCCGACCGGCAGTACGCTGCTGATTGACCGCAACTGCCATAAGTCGCTGGCGCATTTGTTGATGATGAGCGACGTGGTCCCAATCTGGCTGAAACCGACGCGTAACGCGCTCGGCATTCTGGGCGGCATTCCTAAGCGCGAGTTTACGCACGAGAGTATTGCGAGCAAAGTTGCCGCCACGACCCAGGCACAGTGGCCGGTTCATGCCGTGATAACCAACTCAACCTATGACGGACTGCTGTATAACACCAACTGGATCAAACAGACGCTGGATGTTCCCTCTATCCACTTCGATTCTGCCTGGGTGCCGTATACCCACTTCCATCCCATTTATCAGGGGAAAAGCGGGATGAGCGGTGAGCGAGTGCCTGGCAAGGTGATTTTTGAGACGCAATCCACTCACAAAATGCTGGCGGCGTTGTCGCAGGCGTCGCTTATCCATATTAAAGGGGAATATGACGAAGAGACCTTCAACGAAGCCTTTATGATGCACACCTCTACCTCACCGAGCTATCCCATTGTTGCCTCCATCGAAACGGCGGCGGCGATGTTGCGTGGAAATTCGGGTCGGCGGTTAATCAACCGCTCGGTAGAGCGTGCGCTGCATTTTCGCAAAGAGGTACAGCGGTTGCGTGAAGAGTCTGATGGTTGGTTCTTTGATATCTGGCAGCCAGAAGAGGTTGATGAAGCGGCGTGCTGGCCGGTTGCGCCAGGTGAAGACTGGCACGGATTTACCGATGCCGACGACGACCATATGTTCCTCGACCCGGTAAAAGTGACTATCCTGACTCCCGGTATGGATGAGCAGGGGAAGATGAGTGACGAAGGGATCCCCGCCGCGCTGGTGGCAAAATTCCTCGATGAGCGCGGCGTGGTAGTGGAGAAAACCGGCCCGTACAACCTGCTGTTTCTCTTTAGCATCGGGATTGATAAAACCCGGGCGATGGGGTTGTTGCGTGGCCTGACCGAATTTAAACGCTCTTACGATCTCAATTTGCGTGTGAAGAATATGCTGCCGGATCTGTATGCGGAAGATCCTGATTTTTATCGTCACATGCGTATCCAGGATCTGGCGCAAGGGATCCATAAGCTCATTCGCCAGCACGATCTTTCCGGACTGATGTTGCGAGCGTTTGATACGCTGCCGGAAATGATCATGACGCCGCATCAGGCCTGGCAACGGCAGATCAAAGGCGAAGTCGAAACGGTGACTCTCGATCAGCTGGTGGGACGTGTGTCAGCGAATATGATCCTGCCGTATCCCCCTGGCGTTCCGCTGCTGATGCCGGGAGAAATGATCACCGAGCAGAGTCGCGCAGTGCTCGATTTCCTGTTGATGCTCTGTTCCGTCGGCCACCACTATCCGGGCTTTGAAACGGATATTCACGGGGCGAAGCAGGATGACGATGGCGTATACCACGTACGAGTCTTAAAAACAGCATGA
- the accA gene encoding acetyl-CoA carboxylase carboxyl transferase subunit alpha — MSLNFLDFEQPIAELEAKIDSLTAVSRQDEKLDINIDEEVHRLREKSVELTRKIFADLGAWQVAQLARHPQRPYTLDYVRLAFDEFDELAGDRAYADDKAIVGGIARLDGRPVMIIGHQKGRETKEKIRRNFGMPAPEGYRKALRLMEMAERFHMPIITFIDTPGAYPGVGAEERGQSEAIARNLREMSRLSVPVICTVIGEGGSGGALAIGVGDKVNMLQYSTYSVISPEGCASILWKSADKAPLAAEAMGIVAPRLKELKLIDSIIPEPLGGAHRNPEVMAASLKAQLLADLADLDVLSTEDLKNRRYQRLMSYGYA; from the coding sequence ATGAGTCTGAATTTCCTTGATTTTGAACAGCCGATTGCAGAGCTGGAAGCAAAAATCGATTCTCTGACTGCGGTGAGCCGTCAGGACGAGAAACTGGATATTAACATCGATGAAGAAGTGCATCGCCTGCGTGAAAAGAGCGTAGAGCTGACGCGCAAAATCTTCGCCGATCTTGGCGCATGGCAGGTTGCCCAACTGGCACGCCATCCGCAGCGTCCTTACACCCTGGATTATGTTCGCCTGGCGTTTGATGAATTTGACGAACTGGCGGGCGATCGCGCCTATGCCGACGATAAAGCTATCGTCGGCGGCATCGCGCGTCTGGACGGTCGTCCGGTGATGATCATTGGTCATCAGAAAGGCCGCGAGACCAAAGAAAAAATCCGTCGTAACTTTGGTATGCCGGCGCCGGAAGGCTATCGTAAAGCGCTGCGTCTGATGGAAATGGCCGAGCGTTTCCACATGCCGATCATTACCTTTATCGACACGCCGGGTGCCTATCCAGGCGTCGGTGCGGAAGAGCGCGGTCAGTCTGAAGCTATCGCACGAAACCTGCGTGAAATGTCACGTCTGAGCGTTCCGGTTATCTGCACCGTGATCGGTGAAGGGGGATCCGGTGGCGCGCTGGCAATCGGCGTGGGTGACAAAGTGAATATGCTGCAATACAGCACCTATTCCGTGATCTCCCCGGAAGGCTGTGCGTCCATTCTGTGGAAAAGCGCGGACAAAGCGCCGTTGGCCGCTGAAGCAATGGGTATCGTCGCTCCGCGTCTGAAAGAGCTGAAGCTGATTGATTCCATCATCCCTGAACCACTGGGCGGTGCGCACCGCAACCCGGAAGTGATGGCGGCTTCGCTGAAAGCGCAACTGCTGGCCGATCTTGCCGATCTCGATGTACTGAGCACCGAAGATTTGAAAAACCGTCGCTATCAGCGTCTGATGAGCTACGGTTACGCATAA